In the Ricinus communis isolate WT05 ecotype wild-type chromosome 3, ASM1957865v1, whole genome shotgun sequence genome, aacttaattttataattaaaataataacaacgGTCCAATACACAAATAAACTACTAGTCTTGATTAATcttgattattattttcctatcaaaataaaaatatatattttgtatcgTCTTTATCTTAATTATGTTCcaatcttatatttatttggcTGCATATAccattaaaaatcttaaattttctCAACTCTCCtttcctctctcttttcttatatattataaataaaaaggagtATTTTTTTGGCTATTTGGTTCTAAAAATTAcctttaatctttttttttttatcttttttatataaataaatgtttatccatataaatttaggattaaaaagagaaagtaatttatatatatataaatttttgagacttaaatctttttgacatgtatattatattttgatacatAAAAGTTTATTTAGATATGCGTActtattttgacacataaaattcaagattacgtgtaattttataaatttttattttaatttatttacattgccaaataaataatttttctaattttagaaatattatattaattatattttaatattatatttgattaataaattattttcttaatgaaataatgattctaatttaataataatatattaactaataccttaattttttaattagatggtgattttaattctaaaaaaataatttttaaatgttatatttactaataaataatttttataatatcttatagtaatttttaattctaagaatagtaatatcagttatatttatagcattaatttatataatactaaaagttttaattattaaatctttctaaaatatatttatattagtacgctaataaaattttaaaatattaaaaattttaaaataaaaattagaagcatcttatttatttttatcttttaaagcATAATGAATAAacattaatatgaaatttaaaattataaatttaattttataattatataataatgacAACCGTGCAACTCACGGATAAgcgattatttttattttaatcatagTGGATGTTTGATCACCGTCGTTTGTGATGCTACTATTTTCAACATCTATTTATCACTTTGCTCATAATTatcattgataatttttattttatttagactttAATAAAACTAGTAATTTATCTGTAAATTGTatcactattatttttattttagttacaaaattaaatctataaataaaattttataatattcaatattttttataacttcttaaaaatatcagcaaattaaatatttttaaatattttttaaccttctctaatattttaaaatttattaatgtaataatataaaaattaatttgaaaatatatattaattatttttagtattatataaattaatactataaatataattaatattactattttaagaTTAGTAATTActatgtaattaaaaaataatctattagtaaatatagtattaagaatgtaatttaagaaaattattttatagaattaaaatcattatctagataaaaaattaattagttagtaattataatattaaattataattaacattcttcttaaaattagaattattatttatttagaaatgtcacttgttaattaataaattaatagagaaaattataaaattacatataagatttgaattatttatataaaaaataaatacacatatcaaaataaaaaatttatgtgtcaaaatttaaatacacatatcgaaaaaaattctatacattagaaaattttatatctttaaatatattatataggttttttatgaatataattgatttttcttcAAGGAAGCAATAAAAAGAtcgaattcaattttataGTAATTGACTATTTTAGAGATACAGACAATTTAATATAACCACCGAATATCTATTCATGAATTAGGTTGAcaattaatacaaaaaaacttgctttttttcaagaaatttatataatttattttcattgtgaatttttaatcaagattctaattaatattagttattaaattatcttttttaagaatatattgaaatattttatgaaaactGACTGCCAAATAAAAGAACACttttatcaatcaaatataaatcttAGTTAGTCTCTCAATTCCATATACCTGAGAATATTATTTCTCTGGAGAAAGGCAGCTGAGGAAGACTTGGTAAGGAAGGTCAAGGTACCCATGACAACTCTTCTAATGGTGGAATTATGAAATGACTTCTCTTCCTACACATATCTAATAATCTCCAAATAAATCCaacattattaatttcttttctttgagaagcttattattattattaaataggTGCAAAATTGTCCATATATATTTCCTAAAAATCATATGTTCATATTGTTGAGAGATGGGgcttataaagataaaaatattatattaatatatatattcataattatctattttaaatttgtaattagttaatttataattattgatatcattattattatttggtggAAACATAAAATGACTTCCTTCCTACACATATCCAAAAAATCTCCAAATAGTCCAACTGCatgctaatttctttttcttatttttttattttctttgatccATATCTATTTcctaaaaatcatatattcatattgttGAGAGATGGACCTTATAAAGATAagcataatatataaattatattatatatttattattagttaatttataattattattggttCACCATTGCGAAATTTCTTCGTCATTTATATtccagaaaaaagaaaatataggtATACCTGTCCTCCTCTTCCTTTTGCAAGAGCGACACAAGGGCGGCTCAACAGCCTATGTCGCTCAACGCAATGTTTAATCTGTGGCctataattattcttttttatattttaagatgtaaaaatactaattatttttttatatttaaatttattgttgtCTTTTGatacaacaaaaagaaaaagttaaattgGCAGATAAATGTAATAATCTAGGCTAACatttataaagtaattttttttaattataatatagcTATATTATTTAGTGTTTTTTGTGATATAgttgaatataaataaaaaaattattaatttaaattttaaaaattttatttgctaAAGCTATTTATACATTgaaaaaatgatttattttttttgtaaaatctaATATCTCAAACTGTTTTTATTTCGCgtttataatacttttataattattaattctaaagataaatataaaccATCAATTTAAATGAGgtgagagaaaaaagaagatttaattttagtggaaaggaaaaatagaaattcgattttgagatttttcactcaaattttataaagctTGTTCACTAAGCTAAATACCTAAACCCCACTAGACATACttataatgatattaaatataatatatgtctAAATTAGGAGTAGTTATAGTTTGGTTTGAGTCATAAACTAGACCAGTACACATGACAAAAAATACCGTCCCACTACTAGTGACAGGATAGATGTagattcaaaaaattaattaattttttataaaataatataaatccgttcaaatttaaaattataaattaatatagacTAATTCTAAGACTAGAACTTTGTAAGCATTTTCATGAACTAGAACTGGAACTTAATatcgaattaatttaaaatagaaataaataaaattcaaaaatctcaaatctcttgaatttgaaataattaaatccaaaatgcttccaaatttcaaaataattttatctgcAGTTAATCTGATCTATCAGGTTGTCATCTttagagtttattttttaaaaaaatccaataattgtaaaggaaaaaaaaaaaaaagctaaaaagataaaagagttGATTATCCATTTGATTACAAGAGGAAATAGAGAgctttaattgaaaacaatttGCCCCTATTCTTCAATTTCTGTGTTACAAAAGTAATTGGCGTGAGAATATTTCCAATTTCTGTCATTGCTGTAAATTACGTTTCAAACATTTGCAAAATAGGAAGAAGAATTTTGCAAGTTTAGAGATTAAAAGGCATGCTTTATGGGGATGTGATGTTCTGAATTAGACagcataattaatatataatatgatatggAGTGGCAGAAATGAATTTGAATAAGGGACCAACAAATCTTGTCTGTGAATTGCAACTTCAAAAGAGACAGCTAAAACATAAGAATAATTCCATTAAATGGACTTTCTTCAATTCCTCAACTGGTTTGGCAATGTCTATGACAAAAAAACGTTTCTTGACATCCCAATTCTAAGGACCCCATTTTCCTTCATAACATTTAGTGTATGTCCAAAATACTAATATATCTTCAAGTTcctatcttaaaaaaaaaaaaaaaaaaaaaaattaataattaaaaaaatagaactatagatagaaaaaagattatatttttaaaacagAGAGAGGACCATCTtctattcttaattttttttaattgaaataaaattgtaaagtTTGTAAGCTATAAAATCtgataatattttgaaaaaggatACTCTATGGTTTAATAGTTTATTAAATCGGTCCATcatctaatatataaataatcttAAGGGTTGAATTGCAAATAGATAATAGATAATCCAAGTCTAATCTGAAACAAATTGGTGGTGGAACCCTTAATCCAACTCAGTCCACGTTGGCTTCTTGAATTCCCAATAATATcatcttttgttttgtttttgttttcgtttttgttttttttttcctaaggCAAATGGGTCCTGATTTCCCAGTTGAACTTTGGAAAATtctatctaaaattaaaagcgCAGAGTCCACACGCAAAGGCAATTTAAACATCCAGAGAGATTCTTCCTTGAGCCTTCAcgtatcaaaattataatctaaTCCATTAATGTTCAACACAAaagtaatgaaaaaaaaaaaacaaaaagaaaaggaaaggacAGGAAATTAATGGTCAAATTGTAAGCTTCAATGActttgattatatatatatgagttgGCATAATGGTATTGGGTGATATAAGATTAGGGCATTGAGCAGTAGCCCaccatattttataaataaaaaatgacttGTGCCCACCAAGggattttctcaaattatggATAAAGAGTtaagaaaaggaaacagcAATTTGTACAAATTTGAAAGgatctatttattttagccACCAAACATTTACATTTCTTAACAGAATTCTACTTTGTTAATAAACTCTCATTAGaaattgtcattttttatCGTTTTAACTACTTTTATcacctaaatttttaatttaacgtCACAGatcctttaattttattttctaacaatatttaaatatctatatataaatatattgaatgaagtcatactttaaaaaatatttaaatatcataaagaTAAGCTGAGAtatgtattaaattatattgaacaattatattcaaatgtatattttatcttaaataaaTGAAGTAATTGAAAAAGTTATGTAAGATTGACTAAGACTCCATATAATTATTtggataaaaaaatgaaaacccATTTAGCTAGTATCATTAACatgatgttttttttttttttttgggttttcttGTTAGCTTATCAGAAACCATTATCAAGATATCGGCAGTAACTTTGTTGAgttcaaattataaattttgttgGTTAGTATGTAATAAATTGAAGTATAGATTATATTTGCAATTGAATAATAATCAAGTTTTGCTCTATATATAATCATGtaacatttttaatttcccctctttttttttccctaaGCAACATTGCTGCATTTTTTAAACAATGATTTATAGTATCATATGCCAATCCTATATATTTTACCAAATTtcacttttttaattttatttttgacttTAATTAGATTTGAATCATGACACACACTCTTAAACAACctcacattttatttttttccttgcaGTTATTAACCCTTATTGTTTTAGAACACACTAAAATGTCGATTctaatttattctaatttttacctacttgatgtaatatatattatttttataaaattatttcagaacaatctcaaaatattaaagataatttaataaaaatattattaaaattactctttataaaaaagaaagtgagtaagtaaatattttatttcactttttattttctttctttttctacatAGATATTCCTCACATTCAGTATTTAAGTATGGTCCCCCCTCCAGAGGAGGCCCTAGAAGTGTATTAATTGTTTGAGCTAATTAAGCCATTGAGAAACATGTGGCAATTACCAATTAAGGCATGTGATTTTATTGCATTGTCAGCTGCCTAAATTATTTTGGCCCCAATCTAATGAAATATTTACTTATAGGGAGGGACCACCAACCTGGCTTCGGCTACTTTTAAGGTGCCAATTGGGTCTCAGTTTGTAGATCCATCTTCTCCAATTGTAAGATATAATCTTCccatttataaaagaaaagaaaaaccctCTTTGTTTACGCTAAATGGTTACCggtcaaaattttttaaatactgTCGGTCAATTGTATCATTcgtaaatagaattaatttatattaaaaatataataataatattaattaattattatatttatattaattataaatggttaataataataataataaataattaatagtttataaataatatcatattatattatatcattGTTAATagaatgaatttatttaaaaaaaaacatcatAGGAAAGCTCTTAGACTTTCTGAGACGAGCATCAactattttttcttcataCATTATTTATCCACTCAAacaaataagataaaaatacttaaaaaatagtaGCTGTTAATTCTCATGATTTTATGCACCTGAAACAAATGACAATGGTTCCAGTTAAAAGGGGTCAATTTGGCACTCATAATGTGGATTAGATCTTTAGTTATAGTTATTTGTGTAAACCTAGTTggctttgaattttttaaatatttttttaatatatgtgtgTAAATCCTGTGATAATTTAAGGTTTCGTTAGTTATTCTAGatgcttttttaatttagaaaatatgaaaaagacaaagattaagatctaaaatcatatttaattcacgatacatataaaaaatagaatagcTATTtcaaaaaactaattattccTTACTTAATTCGGTTCACAGTTTTAGTATACGGAATATCAATTCtactacttttatggaatATCTATTCcacaaaaaatcaaaaaatatgtattattttacttggagaattaaatatttctacTCTTACCttctcaaaaattataaagctTCTCTTcctataaaaatgaaaagcacTTCTTTCCACTCCTTTCGACTATCGGCTGCTACTATTTGTCGTCAATTTTTTGCTCTCTTTACTCCTTTCGACTGGCTATTGTTGATCATTAACTTTTTGATCTCCTCACTTCTCTCAACTGTCGAGTAAGTATTATTAATTGTCTACTTCACAGGCTCAACAATGATCAAAACAGCTATAagttaattcaaattttttgatcGTTTTTATTAGGCTGATGCGTTAATCTTCTTGTTTGATTGTTTATCGTTTTATTAtgttgatgacttgatttagttttatttgattttattgtaGGACTTAAGGCAGTAAAATCCAGCCAAACTCAATTGAGTTTGAACTAAGCTTTTCTGGTGCTGGTTAAGTCCATACtgtacataaatatatattctatatGAGTGCCACATGCCTATTACTCAAGAACACATCACTAATGGAACTTGATGCACCTTTGCTTGCACAATATTGCATAACTAAGAAAACCACATTACCTCCTGCATCACTTTAATCAAACCACATTAGTATCAGGAATTTGTGCTACAGTTGTCACTGTTACTGTTTGATGCTGCTATATAATGGAATGATTACTGTTATTATCACTTTAgtattcattaattttgtatttactTTAATTAGGAAAATAATCATCATAATGAAGGAGTTACTTTAGTTAGGAAgatgatttattttagttattttaaggATGTAAAATGATTTTCTTGAAATGAAAGAGTTACAGTCCAGGGCTAGAGGCCCAATTCCAAATTAGAAAGGAAAGGAGAAggagatattattattattatctcagGACTCTTAACATATAGTATTTAGTttcaatccataaaatttatatattttaaataaaataaaaatcaatttaatattttatattattaaatttatataaaattaattataactaaataaaattttaattaaataaataaaattttcaaataaattctacattaatcaattaatacagatactaaaatatctatttcaattttattatttattttttttatatttttttctaaataaaataactttttttttataaattttaactaaacagtgcattctatttttcaacctcaattttcatttttaaattttttaaaaagtaaatgaatttacatttttctaaaagcaagtatagaaaaaattaaaaaattaatatatgcatgaaataaataaaaattccaaACCTGTTTTTTCAACTGCGATCCAGACAGACCTAAGAGTTTAGGGTTAAAAGCTAGAAAATTTAAGTTACCAAGAGATCGCGGGCTGCAAAATGATTGATTTCAATGATTGGAGGACACAAGTTAATCCAGAAAGAGCAGATAGGGTTCACCCAATAATTTCTCCAATTTAAATCTGATAATGAAGTAGTCACCGAACAGCATTATGAACAGGTCAATTTTAATTGGATGAGAAGACGGAACAGAGAAAATGTAGCCATATTTGTGATCTGAGAAAAACAATTAACAGAAACCATTACATGGGTTGATTCTGAAAGAATATTTCAGCAAAAAGAATTTGCAACTTCACAATTTTTTGTCTGTAGCCGGACTGTATTTACCGCAGAAAAAAATGCACAATGGCAGACCAGTATCCAGCCAACTGAGATggtcaaaagaaaataaagcaattAGTCATGTTTAGTATGTACTCAAACATCCCGCAAAGCTGAAAACAGAACAAGACCGTTAATTCTCATGCATGAAGCATTTATTAAGTACAGCACTGAAGGAATGGTTAGCTTCACCTGATCCAAAATACTTTTCCCAGTCTGACCTTCGATGACTAAGCCTGCTGTGAGACCAATCATTGCCCATGCACCATTTATCGCTTCTATTTGGCGTCGTCTCTAATATAAAGTCATTATTTCCAAGACATTATTTTAGTCAGCATTGTTGTTCATATGTACAAACTTCAGCATTGcataattaaatgataatatgCTGATACTTCTTTACCACAGAAAAGAATTTCATAGGAGAGGCCTAAAAATATCATCTCAATATGGCGGACTGGATATTCAAGTTCTACAACAACTCTTGTATTTATCCTATCCTATCTCACTTTAACTTTACTAGATATCTATTCAGTACCCTTCTccatcatttttcttcttttggcaGGGCTGAAAGGGGACAACGTTTGGAAATGAGCGAAAGAACATAGTGACAGtgatttagaaaaaagaaaacagaaccGATGGAttacactttttttttgtttttgagaaccaaaagaaaaggggATCTAGAAGAAGAGTAGAATGTGCGAGTAGATATCCTAACAAAGGAGCCCAAATCCTAAATAACAAtgccaagataaaaattcaaagTACGAGAGGAATTTATGCGTTAGCTCTAACTTCTAATGTTGAGAAAATTTCAGCGATTAGTTATCAGCAACTTTATGATATCAAATATGCTACAATGAATATCCTAGAATTGGAATTTTGTGCACCTTGAATTTCTCTTTAGCCTGAATTTCCTTCATCTGTTTAGCAGCTAATCTCTTAGCTTCTAATGGATCAACCATGATTACCTCTTTTTGAAAATCTCTTTTCCCTGACACCTCCTGCATAACACATCCAAAAAACCAAGAAATAATAAACAGCTATTTCATCAAATGAATATGTATTGCATTAAGAATGCTCACATATGACACTTGATCACTTATACATGAAGTCCAAATAACATCATGTGAATACATAAAACATAACAATAGTAAGTGACGAGCATACAGTATGAATCTCTCAATCTTGCTGCCTAAATGAAGATTCCCAAGCTACAGgcttaaaattctattaataatttgaCCAATGCAACTGCTAAAGAAGTGATAGCTACACCAAATGCAATATTGCATTAAAGGATGCTGGCATAACTAAATTATGGTTGCTCACTGAggcaaaaatacagaaattaaaatataaaacccCTTCAgatcaccattacttatcacCTTAACTTATCCAcaaagagagagggagagagagtaCAAATAACATCTATTTCCTTCAAGTGATACACTCATGTAAAAGATTATAGTCAGCAAAATGCTATTTACATACCAAAAGTACGACTGCTTTATTATATTCTCTTATAGAAATGGGCATTCTAGCCGCCACAGCATGCAAGAATCAGATGACGCCCAATATTATGGTCAATATTTAAATGACAAACTGCTTCTGATGATGGCCGAAAATATCTAGACATATGCATAATTGAATCATATAGAAGAAAAATCTTGAAACCAGGTGACCTTTCAGCTATCTGACATAAATTATAGCAGTTTTTACCATCTGTTGTTCAGTGAAAGTAATATCTACTTGTACTGAATAGAAGATAGAGGGAGAAAACAGTAACTGGGTCTTGGTTGGCAACAAGCATCcctcaaaaagaaaagctctTAGAACCAACCACCAAATCCATCAAGAAGCACCAAGTATACAAGATTTTAGAAGAATGTCTTTGCAAATAGGTAACTagtataaaattttcttttctaatatgagaggGAATAACATAGTATAAAATACTGGGAATGGTTACTGAAATGATTTCAGAAAACCCATAGGATTTAGCAAAGAGGGGTATTGAAGAATCAGAGAGGACAGCAGTGTGAGCTTTAAAAATGAATGGCTAAGAATATGGCTTAGAACTCCGTCCCTGAAGCCCTTAAGACATGTGTCATTACATTGAATGCTAGTTATCTATTTCTGGTCTTGGAGTCAAATTTGTTAAGAAATGTCAGATAAACAGTTGGGGTCAATTAAACACTTCTTTGCTGGTTATTCTGGTCAGAATTGGAGGAAGATTTAGAGGCATACTTTCAGTATGAGATAGTTTTTATATTACGTCCCTTAGAAATATTTCCAGTACACAttcttgttttaattattgtttggTTTGGATTTGTTATTGCAACAAATGCAAAATAATGTTACAAGAACAGGaaaaaaatgtttaatatgagCGGAAACTTATTCTCCCTGTAACATCTACTATCAGACCATAGGTAAAATATTCTTGTTCACAAATCCTAACCCCGATAGACTAAATGGTGTTCACTCTCTGTCAGAAAATGCACCTCTCATTAATACTGCTACTCACATGCACAAACTACAGGCTGAGTTACATTTTTATAGTCGGTTAAGGCTCCAAAGTTCACAAGGTAAATATAATCTTTCTTAACTATGAAGCTTAACAAAACTCCTGGAAAAAAAATTGCTTTATCTGGACCATAATGAACATCTGCACCCTAAAATCACCTTATTCttatgtttggttgaaatgaattctataaaattttatggaaATTATTTGTAAATCTAACATTTatgtgtttggttgaaataaAGGTTTGTTTAGATTtctacacaattaaatttGTGGAATTGGTTATAACTATAAGAAATTCTAACACAATTTCCAAATGGATTCCATATTAGTAAgtcaatatatttcataagGCCAAAATACCGCTTTTAACTTTAACATTGAATTCTATTTACTCTCTCACATCCTCTCTCTTTATAAACACAATATTCATCTAGTAAAATAACGGGATTCTTTAATAACAGGGAAATTCAAAATGCTTgggattttatttgaaatgaattctatagttattatttaacaaatcaaatatgaaaattcatttgcaaataaattctaaacatAATGCATTTTTAAATGAAACAGATCCTTAatagatttcaaccaaacatagTGTAAGAGAAATCAAGGCACTTCAACATTATTACTTGTACTCTCATCCACTCTTGTGAAAGTCCACTACAAACATGTAATACAAACAAACAATAAGAATGCTAAAGTGAAAAggattaaaaacataaaagaaaaccaaacaaactttcttgcattattcaaattaagcaatttcaaatttatttcattaacaAATTACGCATCATCATGAGCAATTCAAGCAATATCAATTGAGCAATTCAAGCTAAATCACTTGAgagtttagaaaaataaa is a window encoding:
- the LOC8259350 gene encoding uncharacterized protein LOC8259350, with the protein product MVSTTSPLSINGNLLLSSQYPFHSHILQRSAHVVKWGFRRDKDSSSRTKSQAFRILANPNEVSGKRDFQKEVIMVDPLEAKRLAAKQMKEIQAKEKFKRRRQIEAINGAWAMIGLTAGLVIEGQTGKSILDQLAGYWSAIVHFFLRSQIWLHFLCSVFSSN